A genomic window from Quercus lobata isolate SW786 chromosome 10, ValleyOak3.0 Primary Assembly, whole genome shotgun sequence includes:
- the LOC115964814 gene encoding putative pentatricopeptide repeat-containing protein At1g53330 — IKNRRVCNRFSPTEIIFCNVISFYARARLLHRLLHLRVVNFGTLIHQLCLNFRLEEAFKLKNDMMRVYGVMPNAFVYTSLIKGVCGIGELSLAFKLKEEMVRNKLKLNSTVYSTLIRVLFEVGRKEEALGLLEEMKGFGCMPEATFRILDEMVEKGFDSHCIFNGLGRTTEDGIHDRLLFTSMRE; from the exons ataaaaaacagacgTGTTTGCAATCGCTTCTCTCCCACCGAAATCATCTTCTGCAATGTCATCTCCTTCTACGCCCGAGCCCGCCTCCTGCACCGTCTGCTTCATCTTCG TGTGGTGAATTTCGGGACTTTGATTCATCAGCTTTGTTTGAACTTTAGGTTGGAAGAAGCTTTTAAGTTGAAAAATGATATGATGAGAGTTTATGGTGTTATGCCTAATGCGTTTGTTTATACCTCATTGATTAAAGGGGTTTGTGGGATTGGTGAATTGAGTTTGGCTTTTAAGCTTAAGGAGGAGATGGTGAGAAACAAGTTGAAATTGAACTCAACAGTGTATTCTACTTTGATTAGAGTGCTTTTTGAGGTTGGGAGGAAAGAAGAGGCTTTGGGGCTTTTGGAGGAAATGAAAGGCTTTGGGTGCATGCCTGAAGCAACATTTAGAATTTTGGATGAGATGGTAGAGAAGGGTTTT GACAGCCATTGCATCTTTAATGGCTTGGGTAGAACCACCGAAGATGGCATCCATGACAGATTACTATTCACCAGCATGCgtgaatag